A region of Panicum virgatum strain AP13 chromosome 8N, P.virgatum_v5, whole genome shotgun sequence DNA encodes the following proteins:
- the LOC120685618 gene encoding ethylene-responsive transcription factor ERF094-like, translating to MAVEGMVWSPNTVLERQLRQPEDDASSPGEKKRPHAFIGVRPRPWGTFAAEIRDSTRGGARVWLGTFDTLEAAALAYDQAAFSARGAAAVLNFPVERVRESLGTLALAGGAGGSPVLALKRQHSKRRHKRRRKLSRPVTTTTSKDNLISKQQRQPPRHCSDVPRLPGVAMAAVPQHHVTVHCSVLELEDLGADYLDELLRASSELTAD from the coding sequence atGGCAGTGGAAGGAATGGTGTGGAGCCCAAACACGGTGCTGGAACGTCAGCTCCGGCAGCCGGAAGACGATGCCTCCTCGCCGGGGGAGAAGAAGCGCCCGCATGCCTTCATCGGGGTGCGCCCGCGGCCGTGGGGCACGTTCGCCGCCGAGATCCGGGACTCCACGCGCGGTGGCGCCCGCGTGTGGCTCGGCACCTTCGACACCCTggaggccgccgcgctcgcctacGACCAGGCCGCCTTctccgcgcgcggcgccgccgccgtcctcaacTTCCCCGTGGAGCGCGTGCGGGAGTCGCTGGGGacgctcgcgctcgccggcggcgcagggggctcCCCGGTCCTCGCGCTGAAGCGGCAGCACTCCAAGCGCAGGCACAAGCGGCGCAGAAAGCTCTCCCGGCCTGTAACAACCACCACCAGCAAGGATAATCTGATCAgcaagcagcagcggcagccgcCACGCCATTGCTCCGACGTGCCAAGGTTGCCgggcgtggccatggcggcggtgccGCAGCATCATGTGACGGTGCACTGCAGCGTTCTGGAGCTCGAGGACCTCGGCGCTGATTACTTGGACGAGCTCCTCCGAGCATCAAGCGAGCTGACTGCAGATTGA
- the LOC120685617 gene encoding senescence-associated protein OSA15, chloroplastic-like isoform X4, which translates to MATHMYGGATVACRVCYRDQYGTPPRELSCSTPRRGKGTSGYHVISRLRQWEPTGRRSDARRGCEVRCHSCGSRNGGETTECGSSQDGPSPYRDIKQNSRGNTQFSDDQVASKKKSAYASQGLAEACKFVYNDAKFVNERAQNDILLLSRGITKLNKRACEDAAVLGLGFLKLDARVRKDTQKIDHSVKERAARLNHFARAFKERAESDLKKAADQHWSDGALEADLRRADLVVKRRAMEDPFMALKFVRDIHDMMVNRLYEQLPKDGASSRTNSTGFITLEKNGKTLELFPGEVSADQIFAIEEAYRSMESAFSEADGIDYTDPEELELLVATLIDLDAMDGKRSVSLIAECSSSPDVNTRKALANALATAPSMWTLGNAGMGALQRLAQDPNYAVARAASRAIDELKKQWELEEGDSLRFVMNQNLVSEGTDDESSAADDTT; encoded by the exons atggctacCCACATGTACGGCGGCGCCACGGTGGCCTGCAGGGTGTGCTACAGGGACCAGTAcgggacgccgccgcgggagctcagCTGCAGCACGCCCCGGAGGGGGAAGGGGACGAGCGGGTACCACGTGATCTCCAGGCTCCGCCAGTGGGAACCCACGGGGAGGAGGTCTGATGCCCGGCGAGGCTGCGAGGTCCGGTGCCACTCCTGTGGTTCTCGGAATGGCGGGGAGACCACGGAGTGCGGGAGCTCTCAAGATGGCCCCAGTCCTTACAG AGATATCAAACAAAATTCAAGGGGAAATACTCAATTCTCAGATGATCAAGTCGCTTCTAAGAAGAAGTCAGCTTATGCTAGCCAAGGATTGGCTGAAGCCTGCAAATTTGTTTACAATGATGCAAAGTTTGTAAATGAAAGGGCTCAAAATGACATTCTATTGCTCTCACG TGGCATAACAAAGCTGAACAAACGTGCATGCGAGGATGCTGCTGTTTTAGGGTTGGGGTTTCTCAAGCTTGACG CTCGTGTACGCAAGGATACTCAAAAGATTGACCACAGCGTGAAGGAGAGGGCAGCCCGCCTTAACCATTTTGCTAGA GCATTCAAGGAACGAGCTGAGTCAGACTTGAAGAAAGCTGCAGACCAACATTGGAGTGATGGTGCTTTAGAG GCAGATTTGCGACGAGCTGACTTGGTTGTTAAACGACGCGCCATGGAAGATCCTTTCATGGCATTGAAG TTTGTTCGGGATATCCATGACATGATGGTGAACAGATTATATGAGCA GCTTCCAAAGGATGGTGCATCTTCTCGTACAAATTCAACAGGGTTTATTACACTCGAGAAGAATGGGAAGACTCTTGAACTGTTCCCTGGTGAAGTTTCTGCTGATCAGATTTTTGCCATAGAG GAAGCATACCGAAGTATGGAATCTGCCTTTTCTGAAGCTGATGGTATTGACTACACAGATCCTGAGGAG CTTGAATTGCTAGTAGCAACACTTATTGACCTGGATGCCATGGATGGAAAAAGAAGTGTTTCCTTGATAGCTGAATGTTCAAGCTCTCCAGACGTTAATACTAG GAAAGCCCTAGCTAATGCATTGGCTACAGCTCCATCTATGTGGACTCTGGGGAACGCTGGCATGGGTGCACTTCAG AGATTGGCTCAAGATCCCAACTATGCTGTTGCTAGGGCTGCATCAAGAGCCATTGATGAACTCAAAAAGCAGTGGGAACTTGAAGAAGGCGACAGCCTGAGGTTTGTAATGAACCAAAATTTGGTTTCTGAGGGAACTGATGATGAAAGTTCAGCAGCAGACGACACAACGTGA
- the LOC120685620 gene encoding uncharacterized protein LOC120685620 isoform X1, whose product MAAGTARAPAADKRWGFAAAAAAPTRTPAVGVLGPAPKPSNLSTRRGAFPWGDRPMPPEPYAWGSSSLLSLKNDGDSGLFGNISDRPSTGGSSRMSTDGSDLLDSPLAQGGTSHNSITAISHPQITDLRSGSSQFPLSQTSFSDVLKAPLRTIAKKRPALHGKGFTLSADDFPVLVSKNSQSISQQGHSFQGRPTFSSVTMAARDEQRNIQITGGDPVSATNFSMEAQRAQLHAAQTPDICMPPPCIDYWHPPPDHPPDSNGIWHGGAASYGPCKPADTPGSFPVESFSHNGQFLLSQGGEARHVTVPGGYHPENKDSCCAHVPADACINYQPHLMLGKVKDNHSDARALEKQVIKKDVALLEKIKCLNIKARNLRAGNKSEISSYRASKVKHPKTIDLEAYHVTNDVPFSVVISDITSAFDMSNSVSESINHVPIGTSNVSASANLVMVDLSEGHVTKFSEARKLGRSADNHVYGVGNTSRNNRRSSVMDTASDILGPGWEEHSAVNYLPVAMTNTHEDKPFAGNSLQQVDVRTSDDMLNSPDYEIQLSRRELSAQHARQLQKEMGKLKQNATALAKLEELNRSLFVENQKLNDVPLEADEIVHEQSAGGNGTTNHDTSISYTCCTAYAENLNVPLRANDTKNSPVPTSSTPPPGTAGVNRGSLTHTVVRSAKKTDINMLEHFAQKRGAQPLDGSAPNHLQVGDREGLVHKQENISRVSTSASDTADANNGPLIQNIVPSAKSTAINMIHMDQKGAPESHDSTAPMLLQMKDKRRQVHSQERILRGPLASESAGGNKGSFIHNVLPSAKNNGINMTGYIVRKSASQSHENSAPKHLQMEDRRRQVLSQERVLRERSNIAESTENIITVAGTLVETQNAEAKPHADLSTQSKNRRPASPHVFGNENTEASSVHKTHVSGVVINSAIIPVHVSSFRGFTVGSIMLGDASLASVNQEKTVAKEVHDDVTNSCASPKQIKQSGMDQHGVQRFKFEAGGLSCMEIPAPTQPSMNESIVSQNLAPVKTSEMERHTHKPACKELGLQNLKQMLPSDNDTSSDNSSTSKLDSKTPDKEALATKAEVKTEPENWEDGQTSKHRGRSSAASNQELSDQLEQAEKQLESSTDVATVNRSQPTQMVSLPGYTWGEHHAIPGRRRYHVDGQGNMWINYAMNSHMDGRVMTRGAALPTAHLLPGPISVPVHQSNVPGINSATGWMWDTSEGVLISDVGGVPGLGTAITAGSVAEPTQNVYRVGQFDVHSMVGGMAYGAAFGIASPEVGYQTGPEHEQLNPAWFPHVQPDSMHHHGGTGVYLQRMDYGAGAQTQGGGATGYTAGPMVGVGGPDYQLVPAVASPVAAWTSAGGIMVSAGRTAEAWEAAYSGEHVYYV is encoded by the exons ATGGCCGCGGGGACGGCGCGCGCACCCGCCGCCGACAAGAG GTGGGGTTTTGCTGCCGCTGCGGCCGCGCCGACGAGGACGCCCGCCGTTGGGGTTCTGGGACCGGCCCCGAAACCCAGCAACCTGTCAACCCGAAG GGGTGCTTTCCCATGGGGCGATAGACCAATGCCCCCAGAACCATATGCATGGGGTTCATCGTCGCTTCTATCTCTCAAGAATGATGGAGATTCTGGTTTGTTTGGCAACATCAGTGATCGCCCTTCTACTGGAGGAAGCTCGAGGATGTCGACAGATGGAAGTGACTTGCTCGACTCACCTCTTGCTCAGGGTGGAACTTCACATAATTCTATAACTGCGATAAGTCATCCTCAAATCACAGACTTAAGATCAGGAAGCTCACAATTTCCACtttctcaaacttctttctcGGATGTTCTCAAAGCTCCATTAAGAACTATTGCCAAAAAG AGACCTGCATTACATGGAAAGGGGTTTACCCTAAGCGCAGATGATTTCCCAGTACTTGTTTCCAAGAACTCTCAATCAATCAGTCAACAAG GCCATAGTTTTCAAGGGCGGCCAACTTTTAGTTCTGTTACTATGGCGGCCCGAGATGAACAAAGAAACATCCAGATAACTG GAGGGGATCCTGTTTCTGCCACAAACTTCTCTATGGAAGCGCAACGGGCTCAACTACATGCTGCACAGACTCCTGATATATGTATGCCTCCTCCATGTATTGATTACTGGCATCCTCCCCCTGATCATCCCCCTGACAGTAATGGGATTTGGCATGGGGGAGCAGCATCATATGGTCCGTGCAAGCCTGCAGACACACCTGGCAGCTTCCCTGTTGAATCTTTTTCTCATAATGGTCAGTTCCTTCTCAGCCAGGGGGGAGAAGCAAGGCATGTTACAGTACCTGGTGGTTATCACCCTGAAAACAAAGATTCCTGCTGTGCTCATGTGCCTGCCGATGCTTGTATAAATTATCAACCTCATCTCATGCTTGGAAAGGTCAAAGATAACCATTCAGATGCACGTGCACTTGAGAAGCAAGTCATCAAGAAGGATGTGGCACTGCTAGAGAAAATAAAGTGTCTAAATATTAAAGCTAGAAATCTTCGTGCTGGTAACAAATCAGAAATATCTTCATACAGGGCATCCAAGGTTAAACACCCAAAAACCATTGATCTAGAAGCATATCATGTGACAAATGATGTTCCCTTCAGCGTTGTCATCAGTGATATCACTTCTGCCTTTGACATGTCTAATTCTGTTTCAGAAAGTATTAATCATGTACCAATTGGTACATCAAATGTGTCTGCTTCTGCTAATCTTGTAATGGTTGATCTGTCAGAAGGACATGTTACTAAATTCAGTGAAGCTAGAAAGCTAGGTAGATCTGCTGATAATCATGTATATGGAGTAGGGAATACTTCAAGAAACAATCGTCGTAGCTCTGTTATGGACACTGCATCTGATATTTTGGGACCTGGATGGGAAGAACACTCTGCAGTTAACTATTTGCCAGTTGCTATGACAAATACTCATGAAGATAAACCATTTGCTGGGAATAGCTTACAGCAGGTGGATGTGAGAACTAGTGATGATATGCTAAACTCTCCTGATTATGAAATCCAG CTTTCAAGGAGAGAATTGTCTGCCCAACATGCAAGACAACTACAGAAAGAGATGGGGAAACTAAAACAAAATGCAACAGCTCTTGCAAAACTGGAAGAATTGAACAGAAGTTTATTTGTAGAGAATCAGAAGTTGAATGATGTGCCATTAGAAGCAGATGAaattgttcatgaacaaagtgcTGGAGGCAATGGAACTACTAATCATGATACttcaatatcatatacatgttgtaCTGCATATGCTGAGAATCTTAATGTGCCCCTAAGAGCAAATGACACGAAGAATAGTCCAGTTCCTACCAGCTCTACTCCACCACCAGGCACTGCAGGTGTTAACAGAGGTTCTTTGACTCACACTGTAGTGCGTTCAGCCAAGAAAACTGACATTAACATGCTAGAACACTTCGCCCAGAAAAGAGGAGCACAACCACTTGACGGCAGTGCTCCAAATCATTTGCAGGTGGGTGATAGGGAAGGACTAGTTCATAAACAGGAGAATATTTCAAGGGTCTCCACTTCAGCATCAGACACTGCAGATGCTAACAATGGCCCTTTGATTCAAAATATCGTTCCTTCAGCCAAGAGCACTGCCATCAACATGATTCACATGGACCAGAAAGGTGCACCAGAGTCACATGACAGCACTGCTCCAATGCTTTTGCAGATGAAGGATAAGAGAAGACAAGTTCATTCACAGGAAAGAATTTTAAGGGGCCCTCTAGCATCAGAATCTGCAGGTGGGAACAAAGGCTCTTTCATTCACAATGTCTTGCCTTCGGCAAAGAACAATGGCATCAACATGACAGGATATATTGTCCGGAAAAGTGCATCACAGTCACACGAGAACAGTGCTCCAAAGCATTTGCAGATGGAGGATAGGAGAAGGCAAGTTCTTTCACAGGAGAGAGTTCTGAGGGAGAGGTCAAACATTGCTGAAAGTACAGAAAATATTATAACTGTTGCTGGGACTCTTGTGGAAACACAAAATGCTGAAGCTAAACCTCATGCGGACCTCTCAACCCAAAGCAAGAATAGAAGACCTGCTTCACCGCATGTGTTTGGTAATGAGAATACAGAAGCCTCAAGTGTGCATAAAACCCATGTATCAGGCGTTGTTATCAACAGTGCTATAATCCCGGTGCACGTTTCTTCATTTAGAGGTTTTACTGTCGGGAGTATAATGCTTGGGGATGCTTCACTTGCATCTGTGAATCAGGAGAAAACAGTGGCCAAGGAAGTGCATGATGATGTAACAAATAGTTGTGCAAGTCCTAAGCAGATAAAACAATCTGGAATGGATCAGCATGGTGTACAGCGTTTCAAGTTCGAGGCTGGTGGGCTGAGCTGCATGGAAATACCTGCTCCCACTCAGCCATCTATGAATGAAAGCATTGTTTCGCAGAATCTGGCACCAGTAAAAACAAGTGAAATGGAGAGGCATACACATAAGCCTGCATGCAAAGAACTGGGCCTGCAGAACCTGAAGCAAATGCTACCTTCAGATAATGACACATCTTCTGATAATTCGTCAACATCCAAATTGGATAGTAAGACTCCTGACAAGGAGGCACTTGCTACAAAAGCTGAGGTTAAAACAGAACCTGAGAACTGGGAGGATGGGCAAACTAGCAAGCATCGAGGCAGGAGCAGTGCTGCTTCAAACCAA GAGTTATCTGATCAGTTGGAGCAAGCAGAGAAACAGCTCGAGTCCAGCACCGATGTTGCTACTGTGAACCGTTCACAGCCAACTCAAATGGTTTCCCTACCTGGCTATACTTGGGGAGAACATCACGCTATTCCCGGAAGAAGGCGGTACCATGTCGATGGCCAGGGAAACATGTGGATCAACTATGCCATGAACAGCCACATGGATGGGAGAGTCATGacacgtggagcagctctgccTACCGCTCATCTGTTGCCTGGACCCATCTCCGTTCCTGTTCATCAGAGCAACGTGCCAGGCATCAACAGTGCTACAGGATGGATGTGGGATACCTCCGAAGGCGTACTGATATCTGACGTGGGCGGAGTCCCGGGTCTAGGTACTGCAATTACCGCCGGAAGCGTCGCCGAGCCTACTCAGAATGTGTACAGGGTTGGCCAATTTGATGTGCACAGCATGGTAGGAGGCATGGCTTACGGAGCTGCCTTTGGTATTGCGAGCCCTGAGGTTGGGTACCAGACAGGTCCGGAACATGAGCAGCTGAACCCAGCATGGTTCCCCCACGTCCAGCCTGACAGCATGCACCACCACGGTGGCACTGGCGTGTACTTGCAGAGGATGGACTATGGCGCTGGGGCGCAAACtcaaggcggcggcgctactgGATACACGGCCGGACCAATGGTAGGCGTCGGGGGTCCTGACTACCAGCTGGTGCCAGCTGTTGCGTCTCCTGTTGCTGCCTGGACCAGTGCTGGGGGCATCATGGTGAGCGCAGGGCGTACAGCTGAGGCCTGGGAAGCGGCCTACAGCGGCGAGCACGTGTACTACGTCTGA
- the LOC120685620 gene encoding uncharacterized protein LOC120685620 isoform X2, whose protein sequence is MAAGTARAPAADKRWGFAAAAAAPTRTPAVGVLGPAPKPSNLSTRRGAFPWGDRPMPPEPYAWGSSSLLSLKNDGDSGLFGNISDRPSTGGSSRMSTDGSDLLDSPLAQGGTSHNSITAISHPQITDLRSGSSQFPLSQTSFSDVLKAPLRTIAKKRPALHGKGFTLSADDFPVLVSKNSQSISQQGGDPVSATNFSMEAQRAQLHAAQTPDICMPPPCIDYWHPPPDHPPDSNGIWHGGAASYGPCKPADTPGSFPVESFSHNGQFLLSQGGEARHVTVPGGYHPENKDSCCAHVPADACINYQPHLMLGKVKDNHSDARALEKQVIKKDVALLEKIKCLNIKARNLRAGNKSEISSYRASKVKHPKTIDLEAYHVTNDVPFSVVISDITSAFDMSNSVSESINHVPIGTSNVSASANLVMVDLSEGHVTKFSEARKLGRSADNHVYGVGNTSRNNRRSSVMDTASDILGPGWEEHSAVNYLPVAMTNTHEDKPFAGNSLQQVDVRTSDDMLNSPDYEIQLSRRELSAQHARQLQKEMGKLKQNATALAKLEELNRSLFVENQKLNDVPLEADEIVHEQSAGGNGTTNHDTSISYTCCTAYAENLNVPLRANDTKNSPVPTSSTPPPGTAGVNRGSLTHTVVRSAKKTDINMLEHFAQKRGAQPLDGSAPNHLQVGDREGLVHKQENISRVSTSASDTADANNGPLIQNIVPSAKSTAINMIHMDQKGAPESHDSTAPMLLQMKDKRRQVHSQERILRGPLASESAGGNKGSFIHNVLPSAKNNGINMTGYIVRKSASQSHENSAPKHLQMEDRRRQVLSQERVLRERSNIAESTENIITVAGTLVETQNAEAKPHADLSTQSKNRRPASPHVFGNENTEASSVHKTHVSGVVINSAIIPVHVSSFRGFTVGSIMLGDASLASVNQEKTVAKEVHDDVTNSCASPKQIKQSGMDQHGVQRFKFEAGGLSCMEIPAPTQPSMNESIVSQNLAPVKTSEMERHTHKPACKELGLQNLKQMLPSDNDTSSDNSSTSKLDSKTPDKEALATKAEVKTEPENWEDGQTSKHRGRSSAASNQELSDQLEQAEKQLESSTDVATVNRSQPTQMVSLPGYTWGEHHAIPGRRRYHVDGQGNMWINYAMNSHMDGRVMTRGAALPTAHLLPGPISVPVHQSNVPGINSATGWMWDTSEGVLISDVGGVPGLGTAITAGSVAEPTQNVYRVGQFDVHSMVGGMAYGAAFGIASPEVGYQTGPEHEQLNPAWFPHVQPDSMHHHGGTGVYLQRMDYGAGAQTQGGGATGYTAGPMVGVGGPDYQLVPAVASPVAAWTSAGGIMVSAGRTAEAWEAAYSGEHVYYV, encoded by the exons ATGGCCGCGGGGACGGCGCGCGCACCCGCCGCCGACAAGAG GTGGGGTTTTGCTGCCGCTGCGGCCGCGCCGACGAGGACGCCCGCCGTTGGGGTTCTGGGACCGGCCCCGAAACCCAGCAACCTGTCAACCCGAAG GGGTGCTTTCCCATGGGGCGATAGACCAATGCCCCCAGAACCATATGCATGGGGTTCATCGTCGCTTCTATCTCTCAAGAATGATGGAGATTCTGGTTTGTTTGGCAACATCAGTGATCGCCCTTCTACTGGAGGAAGCTCGAGGATGTCGACAGATGGAAGTGACTTGCTCGACTCACCTCTTGCTCAGGGTGGAACTTCACATAATTCTATAACTGCGATAAGTCATCCTCAAATCACAGACTTAAGATCAGGAAGCTCACAATTTCCACtttctcaaacttctttctcGGATGTTCTCAAAGCTCCATTAAGAACTATTGCCAAAAAG AGACCTGCATTACATGGAAAGGGGTTTACCCTAAGCGCAGATGATTTCCCAGTACTTGTTTCCAAGAACTCTCAATCAATCAGTCAACAAG GAGGGGATCCTGTTTCTGCCACAAACTTCTCTATGGAAGCGCAACGGGCTCAACTACATGCTGCACAGACTCCTGATATATGTATGCCTCCTCCATGTATTGATTACTGGCATCCTCCCCCTGATCATCCCCCTGACAGTAATGGGATTTGGCATGGGGGAGCAGCATCATATGGTCCGTGCAAGCCTGCAGACACACCTGGCAGCTTCCCTGTTGAATCTTTTTCTCATAATGGTCAGTTCCTTCTCAGCCAGGGGGGAGAAGCAAGGCATGTTACAGTACCTGGTGGTTATCACCCTGAAAACAAAGATTCCTGCTGTGCTCATGTGCCTGCCGATGCTTGTATAAATTATCAACCTCATCTCATGCTTGGAAAGGTCAAAGATAACCATTCAGATGCACGTGCACTTGAGAAGCAAGTCATCAAGAAGGATGTGGCACTGCTAGAGAAAATAAAGTGTCTAAATATTAAAGCTAGAAATCTTCGTGCTGGTAACAAATCAGAAATATCTTCATACAGGGCATCCAAGGTTAAACACCCAAAAACCATTGATCTAGAAGCATATCATGTGACAAATGATGTTCCCTTCAGCGTTGTCATCAGTGATATCACTTCTGCCTTTGACATGTCTAATTCTGTTTCAGAAAGTATTAATCATGTACCAATTGGTACATCAAATGTGTCTGCTTCTGCTAATCTTGTAATGGTTGATCTGTCAGAAGGACATGTTACTAAATTCAGTGAAGCTAGAAAGCTAGGTAGATCTGCTGATAATCATGTATATGGAGTAGGGAATACTTCAAGAAACAATCGTCGTAGCTCTGTTATGGACACTGCATCTGATATTTTGGGACCTGGATGGGAAGAACACTCTGCAGTTAACTATTTGCCAGTTGCTATGACAAATACTCATGAAGATAAACCATTTGCTGGGAATAGCTTACAGCAGGTGGATGTGAGAACTAGTGATGATATGCTAAACTCTCCTGATTATGAAATCCAG CTTTCAAGGAGAGAATTGTCTGCCCAACATGCAAGACAACTACAGAAAGAGATGGGGAAACTAAAACAAAATGCAACAGCTCTTGCAAAACTGGAAGAATTGAACAGAAGTTTATTTGTAGAGAATCAGAAGTTGAATGATGTGCCATTAGAAGCAGATGAaattgttcatgaacaaagtgcTGGAGGCAATGGAACTACTAATCATGATACttcaatatcatatacatgttgtaCTGCATATGCTGAGAATCTTAATGTGCCCCTAAGAGCAAATGACACGAAGAATAGTCCAGTTCCTACCAGCTCTACTCCACCACCAGGCACTGCAGGTGTTAACAGAGGTTCTTTGACTCACACTGTAGTGCGTTCAGCCAAGAAAACTGACATTAACATGCTAGAACACTTCGCCCAGAAAAGAGGAGCACAACCACTTGACGGCAGTGCTCCAAATCATTTGCAGGTGGGTGATAGGGAAGGACTAGTTCATAAACAGGAGAATATTTCAAGGGTCTCCACTTCAGCATCAGACACTGCAGATGCTAACAATGGCCCTTTGATTCAAAATATCGTTCCTTCAGCCAAGAGCACTGCCATCAACATGATTCACATGGACCAGAAAGGTGCACCAGAGTCACATGACAGCACTGCTCCAATGCTTTTGCAGATGAAGGATAAGAGAAGACAAGTTCATTCACAGGAAAGAATTTTAAGGGGCCCTCTAGCATCAGAATCTGCAGGTGGGAACAAAGGCTCTTTCATTCACAATGTCTTGCCTTCGGCAAAGAACAATGGCATCAACATGACAGGATATATTGTCCGGAAAAGTGCATCACAGTCACACGAGAACAGTGCTCCAAAGCATTTGCAGATGGAGGATAGGAGAAGGCAAGTTCTTTCACAGGAGAGAGTTCTGAGGGAGAGGTCAAACATTGCTGAAAGTACAGAAAATATTATAACTGTTGCTGGGACTCTTGTGGAAACACAAAATGCTGAAGCTAAACCTCATGCGGACCTCTCAACCCAAAGCAAGAATAGAAGACCTGCTTCACCGCATGTGTTTGGTAATGAGAATACAGAAGCCTCAAGTGTGCATAAAACCCATGTATCAGGCGTTGTTATCAACAGTGCTATAATCCCGGTGCACGTTTCTTCATTTAGAGGTTTTACTGTCGGGAGTATAATGCTTGGGGATGCTTCACTTGCATCTGTGAATCAGGAGAAAACAGTGGCCAAGGAAGTGCATGATGATGTAACAAATAGTTGTGCAAGTCCTAAGCAGATAAAACAATCTGGAATGGATCAGCATGGTGTACAGCGTTTCAAGTTCGAGGCTGGTGGGCTGAGCTGCATGGAAATACCTGCTCCCACTCAGCCATCTATGAATGAAAGCATTGTTTCGCAGAATCTGGCACCAGTAAAAACAAGTGAAATGGAGAGGCATACACATAAGCCTGCATGCAAAGAACTGGGCCTGCAGAACCTGAAGCAAATGCTACCTTCAGATAATGACACATCTTCTGATAATTCGTCAACATCCAAATTGGATAGTAAGACTCCTGACAAGGAGGCACTTGCTACAAAAGCTGAGGTTAAAACAGAACCTGAGAACTGGGAGGATGGGCAAACTAGCAAGCATCGAGGCAGGAGCAGTGCTGCTTCAAACCAA GAGTTATCTGATCAGTTGGAGCAAGCAGAGAAACAGCTCGAGTCCAGCACCGATGTTGCTACTGTGAACCGTTCACAGCCAACTCAAATGGTTTCCCTACCTGGCTATACTTGGGGAGAACATCACGCTATTCCCGGAAGAAGGCGGTACCATGTCGATGGCCAGGGAAACATGTGGATCAACTATGCCATGAACAGCCACATGGATGGGAGAGTCATGacacgtggagcagctctgccTACCGCTCATCTGTTGCCTGGACCCATCTCCGTTCCTGTTCATCAGAGCAACGTGCCAGGCATCAACAGTGCTACAGGATGGATGTGGGATACCTCCGAAGGCGTACTGATATCTGACGTGGGCGGAGTCCCGGGTCTAGGTACTGCAATTACCGCCGGAAGCGTCGCCGAGCCTACTCAGAATGTGTACAGGGTTGGCCAATTTGATGTGCACAGCATGGTAGGAGGCATGGCTTACGGAGCTGCCTTTGGTATTGCGAGCCCTGAGGTTGGGTACCAGACAGGTCCGGAACATGAGCAGCTGAACCCAGCATGGTTCCCCCACGTCCAGCCTGACAGCATGCACCACCACGGTGGCACTGGCGTGTACTTGCAGAGGATGGACTATGGCGCTGGGGCGCAAACtcaaggcggcggcgctactgGATACACGGCCGGACCAATGGTAGGCGTCGGGGGTCCTGACTACCAGCTGGTGCCAGCTGTTGCGTCTCCTGTTGCTGCCTGGACCAGTGCTGGGGGCATCATGGTGAGCGCAGGGCGTACAGCTGAGGCCTGGGAAGCGGCCTACAGCGGCGAGCACGTGTACTACGTCTGA